In the Telopea speciosissima isolate NSW1024214 ecotype Mountain lineage chromosome 2, Tspe_v1, whole genome shotgun sequence genome, one interval contains:
- the LOC122652249 gene encoding uncharacterized protein LOC122652249 translates to MKLDNEQMRGHSTLLFKPVCKSLINPLKMEELKLEKEILTEDQHRMTSGIKSQNCEKVDPLVTEDNSDDRVGNKPKLLNFVDRDDIINRRGNKMEDCEILCTIPSTEVELSEKGECYTDKSVMDCEVPEQIACFKVDACHVVKDICVDEEVPFLDKVLIELGEVDLKRRFQPSYLNFTDASRKSVDSPSLISDGMKSVVGHYHNMDISGQCGSQNLTHESDENIHPEDDITHNEMNSVDEHIHDENVSIQYCSKNQLQKGEANIDAKDEIPHCIPDKRVVPENLLLFHNWEKENCHLDSYPFKSDKGQQHSEQEQLCSVENLLHKNEGKIDENEDITKGVSDDVLPLNVPLLQKPGIENSRPASSNFNGNEDEQQSDQDTSNELITSYSVVCFAAGQPSNSNRVDRPPFDSKVERGSITFNFDSPITSSKEESPYNANDQRLQPLPGGLEDGTVDSLTTSSRSFFIQDGHGESSFSAVGRVSGPISYSGPISHSGPVPYSGSISLRSDSSTTSTRSFAFPVLHAESNGSPAKMAKADRRRFQKHRGWRQKLLCCRF, encoded by the exons ATGAAACTTG ATAATGAGCAAATGCGTGGTCATTCAACACTTTTGTTTAAGCCTGTTTGCAAATCTCTTATCAATCCTTTGAAGATGGAGGAGTTGAAATTGGAAAAGGAGATCTTAACTGAAGACCAACACAGAATGACATCCGGTATAAAGAGCCAAAACTGTGAGAAGGTAGATCCATTAGTAACCGAGGACAACAGTGACGATAGAGTGGGAAACAAACCAAAATTACTCAATTTCGTTGATAGGGATGATATAATAAATAGGAGAGGAAACAAGATGGAAGACTGTGAGATACTCTGCACAATTCCGTCAACTGAAGTGGAATTGTCTGAGAAAGGAGAATGTTATACTGACAAGAGTGTTATGGACTGCGAAGTGCCAGAGCAAATTGCATGTTTCAAGGTGGATGCTTGTCATGTGGTTAAGGATATCTGTGTTGATGAGGAAGTTCCTTTCCTGGACAAGGTTTTAATAGAACTTGGTGAAGTGGATCTTAAACGCAGGTTTCAGCCTTCTTATTTGAATTTTACTGATGCGAGCAGAAAATCAGTTGACTCCCCATCACTCATTTCAGATGGGATGAAGTCTGTCGTTGGACATTATCACAATATGGATATCTCCGGTCAATGTGGTTCTCAGAACTTGACACACGAAAGTGATGAAAATATTCACCCTGAAGATGACATTACACACAATGAAATGAATTCAGTGGATGAACATATTCATGATGAGAATGTTTCCATCCAATATTGTTCTAAGAATCAATTGCAAAAAGGAGAGGCAAATATTGACGCCAAAGATGAGATCCCACACTGCATCCCTGATAAGAGGGTAGTTCCTGAAAATTTGCTTTTGTTTCATAATTGGGAGAAAGAGAACTGCCACCTTGATTCATACCCATTTAAGAGTGATAAAGGCCAGCAACATTCTGAGCAAGAACAACTCTGCAGTGTTGAGAATTTGTTGCATAAAAATGAAGGAAAGATTGATGAAAATGAGGATATTACCAAAGGCGTCTCTGATGATGTTCTTCCTCTAAATGTGCCTTTGTTGCAAAAGCCTGGAATTGAAAATTCTCGCCCTGCGTCGTCCAATTTTAACGGCAATGAAGATGAACAACAATCTGATCAG GATACAAGTAACGAGCTCATCACATCGTACTCTGTTGTGTGTTTTGCGGCTGGACAACCCAGCAACAGCAACCGCGTCGACAGGCCTCCCTTTGATTCTAAGGTAGAGAGGGGAAGCATCACTTTCAATTTTGACTCTCCAATAACAAGCAGTAAAGAGGAGAGCCCATATAATGCTAATGACCAACGTCTTCAACCTCTACCTGGGGGACTTgaagatggaacagtggatagtCTAACAACTTCCAGCCGTAGCTTTTTTATTCAAGATGGTCACGGAGAGTCGAGTTTCTCAGCAGTGGGTCGTGTCTCAGGTCCAATATCATACTCAGGCCCAATATCACACTCAGGGCCAGTACCATATTCTGGTAGCATTTCTCTCCGTTCAGATAGTAGCACAACCAGCACCCGTTCCTTTGCTTTCCCAGT GCTACATGCAGAATCAAATGGCAGCCCAGCTAAAATGGCAAAAGCTGATCGGAGACGTTTCCAAAAGCACCGGGGTTGGAGGCAGAAGCTTCTTTGCTGTAGATTCTGA